The following are from one region of the Thermoproteus uzoniensis 768-20 genome:
- a CDS encoding FAD-dependent oxidoreductase: MSSKFDVVVVGAGPAGLAAAYKLASAGFKVLVIERGREPGSKQVYGGRIYAYWLDKYLPEFRKDAPADRWVRKERVSLMSDESVTTIEFEVIKPEKSSFVAPLVAFTSWLGKLATSAGAKIVTEVVVDELLRDERGRFVGVRSGQDKIYADYIIDAEGVNRLLLERAGIVQRLKPEYVAVGAKEVLKFENRKIMEDRLGLSEDEGLAWAFAGWPTEYLPGGAFLYTYKDAVALGVVVYLTSWRQLTTPVYDLAERFRTHPYISKLVAGASLQEYSAHLTPVAGISMAPPRFSYDGLLIVGDAAGFLMHAGVLIRGVDFAVASGVLAAETIKEAGRPDALSRYDDKLRSSFVLRDLLAFKNADKILSGRFAFDDMPKLVNAFMRNYFTVEDRPPTVASALKTTLGERGDSLMKILINTMYALAYL, encoded by the coding sequence ATGTCGTCTAAGTTCGACGTGGTTGTGGTAGGCGCCGGTCCCGCAGGCCTCGCCGCCGCCTATAAGCTGGCCTCCGCCGGCTTTAAGGTTTTGGTCATAGAAAGGGGGAGGGAGCCGGGCTCTAAACAGGTATACGGGGGGAGGATCTACGCCTACTGGCTCGACAAATATCTGCCCGAGTTCAGGAAAGACGCGCCGGCCGACCGGTGGGTACGCAAGGAGCGCGTCTCCCTAATGTCGGACGAATCAGTCACCACTATAGAGTTCGAGGTGATCAAGCCGGAGAAGTCAAGCTTCGTCGCCCCCCTCGTCGCGTTCACCTCCTGGCTCGGCAAGCTGGCCACATCGGCGGGGGCCAAGATAGTCACTGAGGTCGTCGTGGACGAACTGCTCAGAGACGAGAGGGGGAGGTTCGTGGGCGTGAGGTCGGGGCAGGACAAGATATACGCCGACTACATAATCGACGCCGAGGGAGTCAACAGACTGCTCCTCGAGAGGGCCGGAATCGTGCAGAGGCTTAAGCCGGAGTACGTGGCGGTGGGCGCCAAGGAAGTCCTCAAGTTCGAGAACAGAAAGATTATGGAGGACAGGCTCGGGCTGTCCGAGGACGAAGGCCTCGCGTGGGCTTTCGCCGGATGGCCGACGGAATATCTGCCGGGAGGCGCCTTCCTCTACACTTATAAGGACGCCGTGGCCCTCGGCGTGGTGGTCTACCTGACGTCCTGGCGCCAGCTCACGACGCCCGTATACGACTTGGCCGAGAGGTTCCGCACCCACCCGTATATATCCAAGCTAGTCGCCGGCGCTAGCCTGCAGGAATACTCGGCGCATCTGACGCCGGTGGCCGGGATATCCATGGCGCCGCCCAGGTTCTCGTACGACGGACTGCTTATCGTGGGCGATGCGGCCGGCTTCTTGATGCACGCCGGCGTCTTGATCAGAGGAGTCGACTTCGCGGTGGCATCCGGCGTGCTGGCCGCCGAGACTATTAAGGAGGCGGGGCGGCCCGACGCTCTGTCCCGCTACGACGACAAGCTGAGGAGTAGCTTCGTCCTCAGAGACCTCCTGGCGTTTAAGAACGCCGATAAGATCCTCTCCGGCCGGTTCGCCTTCGACGACATGCCCAAGCTGGTCAACGCGTTCATGCGCAACTACTTCACGGTCGAGGACAGGCCGCCGACCGTCGCCTCCGCCCTCAAGACGACTCTAGGCGAGCGGGGCGACTCTCTAATGAAGATATTGATAAATACGATGTACGCGTTGGCATACCTATGA
- a CDS encoding ferredoxin family protein: protein MSAQQAVKFLTIEERLNVNAWDTDIYRPHIKIKDPEKCRLCEKKPCTYMCPAKCYVQQGDIVVLSTEACLECGTCRVVCPYENIDWNYPRSGMGVWYRFS, encoded by the coding sequence ATGAGCGCCCAACAAGCCGTTAAGTTCTTGACCATAGAGGAGAGGCTTAACGTAAACGCATGGGACACCGATATATACAGGCCCCACATAAAGATAAAGGACCCCGAGAAGTGCAGGCTCTGCGAGAAGAAGCCCTGTACCTACATGTGCCCCGCCAAATGCTACGTGCAACAAGGCGACATAGTGGTGCTGAGCACCGAGGCTTGTCTAGAGTGCGGGACTTGCCGCGTGGTGTGCCCCTACGAGAACATAGACTGGAATTACCCCCGCTCCGGCATGGGCGTCTGGTACAGGTTCTCGTAG
- a CDS encoding 6-hydroxymethylpterin diphosphokinase MptE-like protein, producing MWLVDPLEWQYAMSLARSLLPELSYSRDIEAALAASKLGGLPLEALRRLDWSRPVIYMPPFEKLAEGSIVVAVEGFTARRLVTMGIKPDIVVTDLDFEPESAGLGSLAVVHAHGDNVERLQSAPPRRVFTVQVPPPPGTANVGGFTDGDRAAYLAYAMGAREITVSGFYPDVPVKRRDSVKARKLALARALLARLSRRVPLRFL from the coding sequence ATGTGGCTCGTCGACCCCCTCGAGTGGCAGTACGCGATGTCTCTGGCCAGATCGCTTCTGCCGGAGCTCTCCTACTCCCGCGATATCGAGGCGGCGCTCGCCGCGTCTAAGCTCGGCGGGCTTCCCCTCGAAGCGTTGAGGCGGCTCGATTGGTCGCGCCCCGTGATCTACATGCCGCCCTTCGAGAAGCTCGCCGAGGGATCCATCGTGGTGGCCGTTGAGGGGTTCACCGCCCGACGCCTCGTCACGATGGGTATTAAACCCGACATAGTGGTGACCGATCTCGACTTCGAGCCGGAGTCGGCGGGGCTGGGCTCGCTGGCGGTCGTCCACGCCCACGGCGATAACGTGGAGAGGCTTCAATCGGCGCCTCCCCGTAGGGTCTTCACGGTCCAAGTCCCGCCTCCGCCAGGCACGGCGAACGTGGGGGGCTTCACCGACGGCGATAGGGCGGCGTATCTGGCCTACGCCATGGGCGCGCGGGAGATAACCGTGAGCGGCTTCTACCCAGACGTGCCCGTGAAGCGCCGCGATTCCGTAAAGGCCAGGAAGCTGGCTCTGGCAAGGGCCCTTCTGGCCCGCCTATCGAGGAGAGTCCCACTGCGCTTTCTCTGA
- a CDS encoding molybdenum cofactor biosynthesis protein encodes MRIRVKYFSALRDITGKIAEELDVPDDYTLGELVDWFFKTYPKALAYRDDVIFLVNGRNATENYLLREGDEVAIMPPVSGGGGLISGEIDIGKEVEDIIARTAPRGAGGVVIFVGFVKGRVGDAEVGELDYEAYEPYASQKIAEIEQWARSVDGVLDARIYHRVGALKPGDHTIYVMVAGINRDVSFSVARQALERVKHEVPIFKLERRNDGDYWVVGDGRRIKKA; translated from the coding sequence GTGAGGATCCGGGTCAAGTACTTCTCGGCGCTCCGCGACATAACGGGGAAGATAGCCGAGGAGCTCGACGTGCCGGACGACTACACGCTCGGCGAGCTCGTCGACTGGTTCTTCAAGACCTACCCCAAGGCCCTCGCGTATAGAGACGACGTGATCTTCCTCGTGAACGGGCGCAACGCCACTGAGAACTACCTCCTCAGAGAGGGGGACGAGGTGGCGATAATGCCGCCGGTGTCGGGCGGAGGCGGGCTGATCTCCGGCGAGATCGACATAGGCAAAGAGGTGGAGGACATCATAGCGAGGACGGCGCCTAGAGGCGCCGGCGGCGTGGTGATCTTCGTCGGCTTCGTCAAGGGGCGCGTCGGCGACGCCGAGGTGGGCGAGCTGGACTACGAGGCGTACGAGCCCTACGCCAGCCAGAAGATAGCGGAGATAGAGCAGTGGGCCCGCTCGGTCGACGGGGTCCTCGACGCGAGGATATACCACAGAGTGGGGGCGCTCAAGCCGGGCGACCACACGATCTACGTGATGGTCGCCGGGATAAACAGAGACGTCTCGTTCTCGGTGGCCAGGCAAGCGCTCGAGAGAGTCAAGCACGAGGTTCCCATATTTAAGCTGGAGCGTAGAAACGACGGCGATTACTGGGTCGTCGGCGACGGCAGACGGATTAAGAAAGCCTAG